TAAATATgaccacccctacccccaccttaCCCCACCCATCTTTATTAGGCTGTGGAAGAACTCCTTCCCCAGGCAGGCATCAATCAACAAACACTCCCTGAGGTATGCTAGGCCCTGTGCTAAGGCCAGGGGAGATGCCAAGGATGAACAGAACAGAGCTGTGACATTCCTGGGATTGTGGACTTTGTAGGGACAGGCCAGAACACTGTTCTAACTCAGCGGGATCCAAGCCTCATTTCACCCATGGGGTCATTGCTGCCTCCATGACCCAGATGTATTTCCAAAATAGCAGTAGCATTGAACTCCTGCTCAATAAGTAGCTCTGGGTTCAAGAGAAGCCTCACTCCAGTTACTGTGCAACTGCTTCCAGTGCCAGAGGCAACCCCTGCCCGCTTAGCCCCATGCCCTCCTACAACTCCTCTGAGGCCCAGGTGGGGCCGTCCACAGGATCCTCATGTGTGTACCCTCTGACTCataccacaaccaccaccaccactaccaccaccaccaccaccaccatcatccatcctgtccatccatctgtccatccatccgtccatccatccatccatccatccacccacccatcttccaGGGAACACAAGACAAGTGCAAACTGGTGTGTCCTGAGACATCCATCTGCTTTCAAATCATTAAGGTCAGAATGTCAGAGAGAGGCCAAGAAGCTGGAGGGTGGGAGAACACAGGATAATGTGTTTGTAAACCAACACTTGGGCTGTAGCTACAGGACAATCGCTAGTTcagggtcattctcagctacacagcaagttctagaacagcatGGGATATGTGACACCCTGTCCCTACCCCTCACCCCAGAAAAAGGGTGGAGAGAGAAATGCCTCCAGATCAGAGGACTCTAAGGAAATGTGACAAGTGACTCTGATGGCTGGCTCTCCaggattagaaagaaagaaaagaaaaagaaaaagagaacaggcAAGTTGAGAACATTTCAATACCATCTCATAACAATTTTGCATGTGTGCGATACATTACAGAGCAGTTTCATCAGTGATGAGCCCCTGACCTTGGTCGCTGTACTGAGATTATGTAAGAGAATGCCCTCGCTCTTAGCAAAGTCACTGAAGTACAGAGTGATAAAGAGCCatattgtctcaaaataaacttcTGAATGATTCAGAAAAGTGTGATGGAAATAATCAGAAACATAAAGACAATGGAAACGCTAATGCAGCAATGCTGATGAATCAGTtaaaaggctggagagacggctcagcagctaagagcattggttgctcttccagaggatgtgggttcggttcccagcacccacatggtggctcacagcaccctgtaacttcaattccagggaaTTCAACACTCTCTGCTGGTACCAGGCACACAGCCAATACACGGGCATACGTGCAAGCCAAACACCCACAGCATAAAATCAATTACTGATTGTTCTTAAAGTCACACAGAATTCCTTTATACTCTTCTTATAACTTTTCAGTAGATTTAGaattatagcaaaataaaaaaggtcctttttgatttttgttttgcagCACTGGCGAATGAACCCCAACACATGCATGCCAACAAatgttctaccattgagccatGTGCCCGGCCTCAAATAAAAGAGTTGAAAAACTAATTTATACCCTTGGCCTCTCTCTGCTCGAACTCCAGGGCCCACACTACCCAGctacctcttccccttccctgtaTGGCAGCATGCAGTAGTGCTACAGGAAGCTCCAGGCAGTGAGGGCAGCCATCCACACTGCTGCAGTAGCCTTAGGAAACCTGTCACTTCGGGAAAGCTGAAGCAAGCATTCAATCCCTCTAAACCAGGCACCTCTATGAAGATGGCATTGGAACACCACGAGACCAAGTAACAatctctccaccccccacccatGTGTTGTAAGCAAGCTTACAGTTTGGTGTTGGGCTGCATTCATAACCCACTTTGGTCATACAAAAGTCTAAATCCCGACCAGTCCTATTCCTCTCAATCCTCTTGCACATTCctagcttctgcctccagctcaGATTCTCAAGGCCCAGTCTAGACCCTGCCATGCTCAGGACCTGAGGAAACCTCCACCCTCCTCTGACCACAGCTCTCGGCCCTCATCACCACACGGAAGGATACGAATGGGACTGTTTTAGCTCTGCCTGTaccacagcccagcccagagccccacacagaacacagaatagCAGTAAGAGATACAAGTGAGATTGTAACCATTTGCTAGGGAATCAGAGGAGCCCCACACGGGGTATGCGTTGGGCTCCAGAGAAGAGGCAGGCAACGCCACTATTCACATGCAAGAAGCCTGGAGCCCTCAGCTTGCAAagtgcccccccccaacccctctacaAGCTGTTCTGCCCTCCACCCAAATCCCAACCCAGGCCCTGGGAATCACCTTCCCACTGAAGCTCTGGCCAGTGTCAGAAATGGCCTCCGGGGCCATGAATGCTGGGGTCCCTGCCGTACTGGACAGCTGAGCATCATTCCCCTCAAACTGGTTGCTGACACCAAAGTCGGCGATCTTCACGTGCCCATCGTCCCCAAGGAGCAGGTTGGACGGCTTGATGTCCCTGTGCACAATCTTCTGGCAGTGCACTGCAGAGAGAAGCAGGTGATCTGCAAGCCTGGGGACCACTGCCCGGGGCCCCTCTGCTGCCTTCTTCCAGCCTAGAAAGCATGTTGCTGCACCCCAGCCCTGTCCGCTCGTGTTATGAGAGGACCTCGCAAGATGTCACTGGGGCTACCTGCTCCATATGCAACTGAAGACATTTGAGGGGAACCTTGGGAGTCACTGGACTCTAAATCCAATCATCTTTCCTCAATAAACAAGGCACTTCCTGCTGAAGTGAAGAGGGAAGTCACAGGGAAATACAGGGAGGACAATTTCTCCATAGGCCCTTCCCACATCAGCACTATCTGCAGGTCCAAACCACATCGCAGCCTATGCCTAGGTCCAGCCTCGACCAGGGAATCCCCGCTCCTAGGACTGATGCTTGGCTTGTGGGGACTGTATTGTGTTATAAACACAACAGTACTGCCTCAGCCCCAGGGATCTGAATACTAGGGTTTCAGAGAAGGAGGCACCAGGCTTCAGCACCACTAGGATGAAGACGGTTCGGGTGAAGGTCAGACATCTATCTCCGGCAGAATGAAGCCAGAGTCTGAAACAGTGCAGAACACTGGGAGCCTGCTGTGTCCCCAGGGTCTATCCCTGTCAGAAAGGGACACTAATCTGACATCCCCATCAGAGCAGGGAAGGCCCAAATGATGCATGGTTGACCATGGAATATAGTGTTTAAGTCTTTTCTCAACTCTAGGTTTTCCACTGAACCCAGGctctgtgcacatgtggatgGCCAACAGATAATAATACGAGGTGCATCTCAGTATCGGAACTTGACACCTGTCTACAAACCCCTCACCAGCAAAAGGGAACCCCTACTCTAGCCAGGTAGACTGAtacacgcctgtaatctcagctgaGTCAGGAAGATTGCAAATTCTAGACCATCCTGGGCTATTTAgcaataccctgtctcaaacaagaaaaggaaaaaagaaactccaCATTTTTCCCTACTGTTCTCTGACTCTAAAGACTCATTTCAAAAAATTCTCAAAATCACCTCAGGTCCTCCTCCTCTCGACCTCAGAGCAAGAAGCCAATGGAGCCTAAGGTAAAAATAGCCCAAACTGGGTATAGTGATACACACTGTTTGTCATCCACCATAATCTGAGGAATTTAAAAGACAGCAGTAGATgaggagcttgaggccagcctgtgccacATAGTGAATCtgagttaaaaaggaaaaaaactgtgtgtgtgtgtttgtgtgtgtgtgtgtgtgagtgtgtgtgtgtgtgtcttctcatTGTCTCTCTTAATACACCTGCCTCCATCAGCTGGGCCTTTCCGACCAGTCCCATCTGTCCCTCCACAAGACCAGAATCACAAGTCTTTGGGGGGCACAGATGCCTTCCTcatccacctctccagctctggtgCTAACACTTACCCCAGAGATGCTCTTCATTAGTAGCAGCTGGGCCCTGAAAGAGGCTGTAACCTAGAACCCTAGGTTAGCATGCATCTGAAGCGGGGTTGGATGGCAGATGGGCCCTTGGCAGAGGAGAAGGACCCAGAAAAGGAAGGGGGTGCAGCCAAGCCCTGGAAGGGCTGTTCCTGCCCAGTGCTTACTAGACAAGCACCAAGGATAAACGTACCCATCTCTCCTACACTATGGGCTCTTACTGGAGTCTATGTATTAAACACTTGTCCACGTGCCTCAGATTCCCTACATGTACAAAGAGAGCGTCAATGTGGAGGCACCAGAGGGGCTCATCAGCATAAAAATGCCCCGCGTCACTGTGGGCTATGCCTCAgctagggagggagagaattcacaacaggCCCAGATAAGAGATTAGCGAGATGGACAGCACCCCATTTCCCAAATCAGGCCAGAACCCTAGGTTTCTGAGggccctcctctctctctagaCTGGTTAGTCTCCCCATGTCAGCCATCCTACCTCCTTCCCACCCTATTGCTACAGCTCTAATCCTGACCTCACCATCTGTCACTTGAGCTGTGGAAACAGCCTACCCCCGGCCAGCTGGCTGCCTCTCACACCCCATCCAGCCACCACACAGCTGCCAGGCAGTGCTTTCGAAGAAGCAAATCCCCTCAGGCTTTGCTCGGCTTGGAGCCCTCAGAATACTGACAGGATTCAGTCAGAAAGCCTCCTTCAGAGATGTTTGCAGCCCTCTCAACAAAGCCTGGATGGTGTGCCAGCACCACTGCTCATTAGCCACCAGGCCACGCCACCATCCAGACGGAACAGCCCCACTCCTCTCTTGCCTCCGCCTGACAGGTTCTCCCACCACCAACCCTCatagctggccagtgaaccctGACTCCTCTGGACCTGATCTCAGCCTCTTCCAGAAAGCCTGCCTCTGCAGACCTGGCAGGCATCACTTGCCACACAGAGCCCCCTCAGTCCTGACCATCATCTGTCCCCAAGTAGGTGCACATAAGTGAGTGAAGTGAGTGGATGAAATAAATGAGCAGGTGAAATAAATGAGCAGGTGAACTACTTCCTGGCACAGAAGCTATGAGCGCCTGAGCTCTTGCCTTAGAGGTCCTTAGAGCTAAGCCTACCCTGCCGTTACCACAGGCATTATGCCAGGACACACTCTTCCCCAAGCAGCTGGACACAAATCTCTTCTATTCTACATCTCCTGATGTTCTGCAGAGAGGGGAAGCTTGGCTAGAACCCAGCAGAATAGACCGGGACAGAAAAAAACACGCAGAGAAACGCAGTGGTGGATGCAATGCACGGTGAAGAATCTAGCGCATGCCCAGTGAACCTACTAGGTCCTCCCACACCTACCCGCCTCTTTCTCCACTAAAGCTGATTGGTAGATCACTGCTGACTGACAGGAAGGGCTCAATGGCTGTTGAGCGTGGGCAGAGCCCGCGCCTGTGTCATCTAGATCCAGTCCCTGTGGACAGACAATCTCACTCACAGTACTCGAGGCCCAGGATGATGTCCCGGAGGTAGAGGCGAGCTTGCTCCTCTGGGAAGGGCTTGTCGCAGGGCACTTCCATGACTGGtctgtgaggaaggaaggaggaggactgTTCAGTGGAATCAGGATTACAGAAGACTCCAAGGACTGGGAAACAGGAACCTTCCCGGGATCCTGGTGCTCATGAGTTCATAGAACTCAAGATACTAGCTTCTCCCATATGCCAATAAAAGTTGTGGCCTATCTATCCCTTTTCAATCATAATTTCAAGGCTAACTTATCTCCGTTTCCTCTGGCTCGTAGCTCTTGCAAGAATTAAGTTTAACCAAATAGTTACAAAGGTGCCATTTAAACCAGTGGCTCTAAAACTGTGGACCCAGACTTGAGTCAGAAAAATCAAATCAAGTgggtctgtgtttgtttgttgttgttgttttggtttggtttgggggtttgtttgtttgtttgtctaatgAAATAGAATGTTTCAGAATGTATAACATGTGATAACGAGTGTTCCAGATAATCAGTTTCAGATATGGGCAGCAATACaaacttccattttttaaaactagtGTGGTAGGGTATACTTTTAACCCCAGTATTCAGAGAGGCAGGGTCAGGAGAATCTCTGTggctttaaggccagcctagtttgcACAGCAAGTTCTAAGCAGCCAGAACtgcacagtgaggccctgtctcaaaacaaaaataaataaataaataaataaataaataaataaataaataaataaataaataaataaaaataaaaataaccatattgttgttgtggtggtggtggtggtggtgagataGGGTCtaacatagcccaggctgtcctgaagtTCAATATGTCGCTAATGAAGAGCTTGAATTTCTGAAGTTCTAATCCTCTTGGCTCCACCCCGAGTACAGGTATTAGCTGACATCCTTGGTTGTATGCACTGCTAGGGACTGAAGTCTTGGCTTGATGCACCCTAGGTAGGTACTCTACCAGCTCAGCTGCAGGCTCAGTCCCTAAAACCTTTTGATTTTTGAatgcaggttttaaaaaaattagtctttTTAGGAAAGGACCTGCAGAGGGAGAGCTCATAAGCTTCATCGGAGGCATGGCAGGGAGGGGTCCACCCAGCTCTGTACCCACTAGTCCCTACCGCTGTTCTGCAAATATCCGCATACATCAAACAGGGCAGGTGACAGAGTTGGAACCCCAGGCTTCTTCCACAACTTGCTGTGTAACTTGGGTAGGCTATTTACCTTCTCTGATCCTTGGCTTTCTCTGCCATGTAAAGTGTAAAGAACCCTTGGTGACTTAAGTGCAAGCCTAAGTTTTACCTGAAAACTGCCCTTCTCCCACGTCCATCCAAATACCTTCCTAGGTATTCGAGGTCTGACTTAAAGCCCATCCCTCTCCCAGCCTGACTCCCCCAGCCTTCACAACCCTTCCTGGCCTTCATTTGAATGGTCCCAGGTCTCTTATCGACCTGAGGCAAGAGTTTCCAGGGAGAGCTGGTGTACGACTCTTCGTTCTCCTACACTAGCTGGCCCCTGGGCAGGGAGACAAAGGGAGGGTAGGAGACCTGGATCACAAATGACCTGCCTGAATGGGACAGGAACTCACCCCTTTCTCAGGAGgtcaaacactgaaagaaaagagagacggGAGGTATCAGAAGGCTGTGGGTGGCCAGTGCCAAGATTCCTCCCTGTTCTGGAGAGGGGCAGGGGACCGACAGGTGAGGGAGGCTCCCCATGGGCCTGCCTGAGCAGAGCCTCGGGGGCTGAGACTTCAGCATGGGCCCCGTTGCCAGGGAGGGACTGAAGCTTGAGAAGGAGCAGACCTGTTCCTAAAGCTCCTGGCCAATAACACCCCCGACCAAAGCCTTGCCTCTCCATGCCtgaagccagctctcctgcccccTTTCTGTGATGGAGCAGAAACACAGGGTCTTGCTAGTCCTGGGCAATCCCCAGAGCTTCACCTCCAGCCCTCCTATGCCATTTCTCCAAATCTCCTCCCGGAAAAGCCCAAGTACCAATCAGGATAAAGAACTTAAGCAATAGCATCCATATTAATAAGGATAATTACAAACGTGCACATTTCCTGGTACCAACCCTATGAGACACAGACCACCGTTACCTCATTCTATTACATTATTATTGGAACTATCATTTTTGAAGGGCTGTGTATTGAGCCCAGCTCCCCAAGCATGCTGGGCAAATGCTCTACTTCTGAGTGACACTTCTGACCCTATTATCCCACTTTACAggggagaaaactgaggctcgATCCCGAGATTCACTGACTCAGACAGCTTCTTGCACCTACTGAGTGCAGAACTGCACTGACTGGGACTCATCAGGGCCTGAGAAATAGTCACCAAATGATTAATCTAGGTCTCGTTCTACAGTGCTGCCCAGGAAAATCCAGGACTTGAGAGTACAAGAGATCATGGCTACCCAAACATTCTGTGTGGGACCAGCCCTAGGGGAGCTGCTGTGGGAATGAGCTGGGTCACTCACCCAAATAGAGATTGTCTTCAGCAGGATCATCCAGGACCTGGTCAAAGGGAGCAGACACACGGGCATAGGGCTTGAGGAGGAATGGAGTTGAGGAACCCAGGCCTTCTGTCCTTTTCTAACCCAAGACCCCTGCTGTGCCCTGCAGCCGCCCTGGACACAGAGCAGGAACTGTACAGGTACCAACAGAAGGGCCTCAGTTATTACTGACCTCCCCATCAACCCTCCACATAACGACCCCTGCCCCTGGAGAAGAGGTTCACAGTTACCTGCAGGGCTGCCCCTCACCCTCAGCAAGAACACCCTGGACTGCCTCAATCCCTCCACAGTCCCATTCAAGGATGGCCTGCCCCCAGTGCCTCACCCACTTGCTCCCTAGGCCCTGGAAAACTGAgaacccaccccacccactcacccacccaccaagcTCCAGtaccctccccagccctcctacCTCGATCAACTTGACTACATTCACGTGGTCCAGTTTCTTTAAAATGGCAATCTCCTGGTATACACGCTCCAGGGGCAGCAGCTGTTTGGCTGGCCCTCCCTGAGGAGCTTGGGACCCTCTCGGGGGAGGACGGCCTATGACCAAAAAGGAAATCAAGGTGCTGATCCTGGAGAAAGACCCTTAGGGGGCTGAGATCTCGTTCCAGTGCACCAAGCCTAGACCATTCCCAGGCTCCTGTTTCCTCCCCTCTACCCCACTCCTAAATAAAAGTAGTTAGGGAccattccctcctcctctgcccccagCCTAGGAGCTCCCAAGGTCAAGGCATACATACGAGGAAAGCCATACTGCTTCAGTAACTTCTTTTTGGAAAGAACTTTCATTGCCTgtggagaaagggacagaaacaTCACATGTGTGCAGCCACCAGGGGCTAGAAAAGGCCGGTCGCATGGGGACCTTGGTCCATATGAGCACACTGGCAGCTACCACTGTTACTGAGCATGTGGCCAGGTGTATGTCTGCTATGCCATAGCCGAGTCTAGgccttcctcctgttctctcttcaGAGGAAGCCAGGCTTTGCTTACACACCCCAAGAAAGAGGAAGTTCGTTCCCTCAGCACGCCCAGGAACAGAAACCTCCCCCTAAGAGCCTCCCCTGGTCCCTTTCCCAGCACCTCTCCCTACTCTCCCGGCTTCTGCAGCCCAACCTGGGCAACACCCCTTCCAGTCCCAGACTCACATAGTGTCTGTCTTCACTTTCATTGTAGGCCAGCCTCACCACACCATAGGCACCCTGCAGAGAGCCATCCGTCAGCCCCTCAAGACATAGCCACATTCTCAACAGCTCTGGTCCCAGCCCCTGGACCCCAGTCCCAACCTATCTCCTACCACCTGGTTCTGGGGCTCACATTTCCAACTGATGAGGAGGGGACTCCCGTGCCCTGGGAACCGCCCACCCCTACCTCACACCCCATGCAGCCTCTTGTCTCCCCTAGTCTCCATTAAGGAACCCTGGggagtcaggaggcagaagttaTCTCTGCCCTCCTCTGACAATCTCCCAATCAAGCTGGGTGTGCCTGGCTCTGTTCCCCAGTCCCATCAGAGTGAAATATGGATGCTCAGAGAGGACTCTGCAGCAccgccccccaacccccttcctgccCAGGCCGTACCTTGCCAATCTCACTCTGCAGCTTGTACTGGTTCAGTTGCACACAGTCCTGGGGGGGAGGGAGCATCAAGGACAGCTCATTCATTTGCTGGATAAGCTCATTCATATCTAACAGTGCTCCCCTCTTAGAAGACTGTTCAGgacccagcctctgcttcccacaccCGCAGCTCTCGCCAGCCTTTCAAGTTTAGACTGGGAAAGACTGGAGGGTAGCAATCGCCACCTCGAGAGATGAGAAGCTTCGGATGACATGTGAGGTTATGATGGGTGAAGCCCTGGCTATGTCGTGCTCCCAACAGGACCCAAGTTCACATTCAGATCCAAGCCCACGAGAGACCAGGCACTGGAAGCACACTGCAGGTTCTAAGTCGGAGCATTCTCTCAGAGGCAAGACTATGGCCCAAGCTTGGATGGTTTAGGGGTAGAGACATACATGATCTGTTTTCCAAGCTCTAAGAAGGCTTCTTAGGAACAAGAGAGGGCCCTACGCCTGGGCTGAGGGTGGGAAGAAGGCAGGAGGTAGCCCTTGATTCAGATGGCCTTTTCCTGCATGGAAGAAGCCCTGCTGTTAGGTAGCAATCGTCTCAGTGAGCTCTAAAGGTAGGCAAACCAAAGAAAGCTAAGTGTGTGGTACATGTGATGGGTTGAAAACCCAGGCTTCCCTGACAGGTCCACGAACAACTTCTAACCTCTGTGTCTGAGATGGCCACATGGTGGGACTCGATGGTGGGTCTCCGCCAAGCCCGAGGAGAGATGTGACTGGCAGGTCCTGTAGAGTAAGGCCCAACCTGAGCCTCTAGACAGCTTCCAGCTGGTCTTTCCTGCAGGGAGAACTTTCTAGCTGAGAGGCTGGGACACACTGGTGTGGGTCTTGAAGCACTGCCAGGGATCACAGAGGCAGCTCTGGCCCGGGGTGGGGGGTCCACACCATTGCTGGCAGGCTCTgggccctcctctgcctcttctagGTGGGCCACACTGATGGCTGCCACCCGCTCTACCAGTTCCGCTCGAGGGTCTTGGCAGCAGACGGCTGGACCGCGCTCCATCACTTCAGTCCGTGGATATTCCTGTTGGGAacctgagagaggagagagggtcaCTCATGGCCAGGCAAGTGGATTGGGTCTAGATCTTTTCCCCTCTGTAGCCACAGTGCTATAGACCCTACCTCCCGGCTGCTCCTTGGCCTGGCTTGCCAGCACCCAAGCCTAGGGATCCCCAGTAGCTCACGTAGCTCTGTGGCATGCCCTCAGCGTCCTGCATATAAAACAGGTACAGTCTCCTGCTCTGATGGCTACATAGAAAAGTGCAACAACATTGGTTCTGCAGTGGGGACAGACAGATGTGGGGAAGGCCTAAAAGCCTAGCCACACTAAGGCACGGAGTCCCAGGTCAACTCTGTCCCAACTTTACAAGATGCCCAGTGGCTCAGCAGTTGTCCCCCTTCCTGACAGAGCATTCCAGCACAGCCCCCTAGCAGCAGGCGGGGGTATTGGAGCTGCAGACCCagacacctcctccaggaaggcctcctggaTGTCCCAGATCTTCACTGTTGTCCTTCTCAACATTTCCTGAGGTCTCTGGCCTCCATCACTCCTCTCACGACCTTCAAGACTCCAGGTAAACCTCTCTGCCCTAGTATTGCTGCCAGTCCAGGGGAGGGTACTCTAGGGGGAGGGCCACATTGAGGTCTGCTGCACAAGATGCTAGCACAGTTTCTATACTCCTCCTGActtccccccacccaccctgttCATGTGACCAAATGTCCCTTACAGCTGCTCTGCTGGGACTGAAGTGCTTCTGGGTCTGGCTTCCCACATTCCTCCCAGCTACTGCTTCTTGGGTCCCCAACCTGCTCAAAACCCTAGCAATAGCCCTGGCTTGAGCCTCAATCCCCAGCCTCAGGCCCACCCGCACCTCAGCCATCACCCTGTGTAGCTATACACTGGCCCTGGCCGAGTCCTGACTTACTCTCAGACCAGACCACTCTCTCTGCCACAGCCCACATGCTGGCTCCACCCCCTCCCAAAGCTCCCTCCTTACTGGGCCTCATTCTGCAACTTCTAAGAAAAGGAAGTAAGTGGACTCCTGAACCCCTGCCCTTCCGGTCTGTTGGTGACTTCCTCTATCCTGACTGCAACTCAGAGAACACAGGTCCTGTGGGAGCCATGCTCACTCTACCTTTGCCTCTCCATCCTTACTGGGAATGGGCACAGGTGGTAGGGCTGGCTGGAATGCCCTAGCCACTGGTAGGAAGCCACCTCTGCTGACAACCTACCACAGCTCTGGGGCAAGCCAGGCTCCCCTCTGTCCTGTGGATGCTATGCCTACCTAGCTGCTCTGACAGACTTGGAGGTAGATTGTAGGGCAAAGGTCAGAGCCTCTGCCTGtctgctctccccccccccccgccccaataGAGCTGCCAGTCCAGGGGAGGGGCACTAGGGGAGGGAGTGCCACCTTGGGGTCTGTCACACAAGACACTAGTGCAGTGTTTATAttcctcctgttttgtttttccagaccgCCCATGTGACCAAACATTACACTTAAGAGTGCGAATGctaggagcagaggcagcagggctGCTGCTGGggacaagaaaggaagagggtggGGAAGACTTGTAAGGCAGGAGCTCTGAGAGGCCTCCCTGGAAGATGTGAGGACAGTGAGAGAGCCTCCCCAAGCCtgactccctttccttcctctcttccattcccCAGAGGGTagctctcccccgccccccaggtCTAAGCCCTGAGATTAGTTCTTCAGTCTGCTTTGTCTCCGTAAGATCACTTGTGTCTTCCACAGTGCCTGGCACGGTAAGAGCTcgataaatatttgctgaatacaAGTGGTCGCCATAGTGATCTCCGCAGCTCTGGTCCCATTACATGGATGGGACAGCACTTCACTGAGGGAAACCCAAGCAGCCTTAGGCTGCAGACCACATCAGGATGGAGGACAGAGTCAGAAGTGAACCTCCAGCAGAGAgaagccccaggctggcctggcccaTAATTTTGCATATAATTTCCCTATGGCTATAACTCCTGAAAGGCCATCATcattttccccccattttttattgcatattttctttatctacatttcagatgttatcccccttcccggtttccgctccagaaaccccctatcccataccctagcccctgcctccatgagggtgctccccgtggatggggtggggagaatggggagaatggggagaggataAGAATGGGCCTGGGATCACACAGCTGGTAGCTGCAGAAGCCTTCCTGTTCTAGTCTAAGAACTATGACCTGGCTTGGCACCCAGGCTGGGGTGCCCAGGCTGCCTACTTCCTGGCCGTTAGGGGTCGGGAGAGCAGATAACTTTGGGA
The genomic region above belongs to Rattus rattus isolate New Zealand chromosome 9, Rrattus_CSIRO_v1, whole genome shotgun sequence and contains:
- the Camkk1 gene encoding calcium/calmodulin-dependent protein kinase kinase 1, which codes for MERGPAVCCQDPRAELVERVAAISVAHLEEAEEGPEPASNGVDPPPRARAASVIPGSASRPTPVCPSLSARKFSLQERPAGSCLEAQVGPYSTGPASHISPRAWRRPTIESHHVAISDTEDCVQLNQYKLQSEIGKGAYGVVRLAYNESEDRHYAMKVLSKKKLLKQYGFPRRPPPRGSQAPQGGPAKQLLPLERVYQEIAILKKLDHVNVVKLIEVLDDPAEDNLYLVFDLLRKGPVMEVPCDKPFPEEQARLYLRDIILGLEYLHCQKIVHRDIKPSNLLLGDDGHVKIADFGVSNQFEGNDAQLSSTAGTPAFMAPEAISDTGQSFSGKALDVWATGVTLYCFVYGKCPFIDEYILALHRKIKNEAVVFPEEPEVSEELKDLILKMLDKNPETRIGVSDIKLHPWVTRHGEEPLPSEEEHCSVVEVTEEEVKNSVKLIPSWTTVILVKSMLRKRSFGNPFEPQARREERSMSAPGNLLLKEGCGEGGKSPELPGVQEDEAAS